TCGGCGCCGGCTCCACCGTCTTCATGAAGAACATCATCGGCGACGTGCTTCAGCGCCCGGCGCTTTCCGCCGCCACCATCGCGCTGATGGACGTGAACCCGGAGCGTCTCGCAGAAAGCGAGATCGTCGCCGGCAAGCTCGTGCGCACGCTCGGCGTCAAGGCGAAGATCGAAACCCATTCGAACCAGCGCAAAGCGCTCGAAGGGGCCGACTTCGTCGTCGTCGCCTTCCAGATCGGCGGCTACGAGCCTTGCACCGTCACCGACTTCGAGGTGCCGAAGAAATACGGTCTGCGCCAGACGATCGCCGACACGCTCGGCGTCGGCGGCATCATGCGGGGCTTACGCACCGTGCCGCATCTCTGGAAGATCTGCGAGGACATGCTCGCCTGCTGCCCCGAGGCGATCCTGCTGCAATATGTCAACCCGATGGCGATCAATACCTGGGCGATCGCTGAGAAATACCCGACGATCCGCCAAGTGGGGCTCTGCCATTCGGTGCAGGGCACGGCCTTCGAGCTCGCCCGCGATCTCGACATTCCGGTCGAGGAAATCCGCTACCGCGCCGCCGGCATCAACCACATGGCCTTCTACCTGAAGTTCGAGCACCGGCAGCCGGACGGCAGCTATCGCGACCTCTACCCGGATCTTATCCGTGGCTATCGCGAGGGCCGCTTCCCGAAGCCCAGCCACTGGAACCCGCGCTGCCCGAACAAGGTGCGCTACGAGATGCTGACGCGGCTCGGCTATTTCGTCACCGAGAGCTCGGAGCATTTCGCGGAATACACGCCCTACTTCATCAAGGAGGGGCGTCCGGATCTC
The genomic region above belongs to Sinorhizobium mexicanum and contains:
- a CDS encoding alpha-glucosidase/alpha-galactosidase, with translation MTRQPKITFIGAGSTVFMKNIIGDVLQRPALSAATIALMDVNPERLAESEIVAGKLVRTLGVKAKIETHSNQRKALEGADFVVVAFQIGGYEPCTVTDFEVPKKYGLRQTIADTLGVGGIMRGLRTVPHLWKICEDMLACCPEAILLQYVNPMAINTWAIAEKYPTIRQVGLCHSVQGTAFELARDLDIPVEEIRYRAAGINHMAFYLKFEHRQPDGSYRDLYPDLIRGYREGRFPKPSHWNPRCPNKVRYEMLTRLGYFVTESSEHFAEYTPYFIKEGRPDLIEKFGIPLDEYPKRCIEQIERWKGQAAAYKEAETIEVKESHEYASSIMNSVWTGEPSVIYGNVRNNGCITSLPENSAAEVPCLVDASGIQPTYIGALPPQLTALIRTNINVQELTVQALVTENREHLYHAAMMDPHTAAELDLDQIWSLVDDLLAAHRDWIPEWARVSKKVQAA